One stretch of Novosphingobium pentaromativorans US6-1 DNA includes these proteins:
- a CDS encoding quinone oxidoreductase family protein → MKAAYYLESGGPDALYYGSVPDPALAEDAVLIRVEYISVEGMDMVCRYLAPLTEEQHVAGCQAAGTVEALGGAVTGFRVGDRVVGFNFGGSHAELFAAPQGSVWHVPEGLDLALAAVIPLTFGTAHECLHAFGQVRPGMDVLIHGATLGVGIAAVQLGRAAGARLTGTALGDDRLARIAPLGLDHAIDYRGADKTKRLREITFGKGFDLVVDSGTGMEKDSIVAGVRPGARYAVAGVASPKTPQFGYFELISHGLTVSGITIAHAMHTPRGHAVVSELLESAARGEIEMPIEHEFALCEAEEAHRFVMEGHPFGRVVMRP, encoded by the coding sequence GTGAAGGCGGCCTATTATCTGGAAAGCGGCGGGCCGGATGCGCTGTATTACGGGTCCGTTCCCGATCCCGCGCTTGCCGAAGACGCGGTGCTGATCCGCGTCGAGTACATATCGGTCGAGGGGATGGACATGGTATGCCGCTACCTCGCCCCGCTCACGGAAGAACAACATGTCGCCGGATGCCAGGCCGCCGGTACGGTCGAGGCGCTGGGCGGCGCCGTCACCGGCTTTCGCGTGGGCGACCGCGTCGTCGGCTTCAACTTTGGCGGCAGCCATGCCGAGCTTTTCGCCGCACCGCAGGGCAGCGTCTGGCATGTGCCGGAAGGCCTGGACCTTGCCCTCGCCGCCGTCATCCCGCTCACTTTCGGCACTGCGCATGAGTGCCTCCATGCCTTCGGCCAGGTCCGGCCGGGCATGGACGTGCTGATCCACGGCGCGACGCTGGGGGTGGGAATTGCCGCGGTCCAGCTCGGGCGAGCAGCCGGGGCAAGGTTGACCGGCACCGCGCTGGGCGACGATCGCCTCGCGCGCATCGCTCCGCTCGGGCTTGACCATGCCATCGATTATCGCGGCGCCGACAAGACAAAGCGACTGCGCGAGATCACATTCGGCAAAGGGTTCGATCTCGTCGTCGATTCGGGCACGGGCATGGAGAAGGACTCCATCGTCGCGGGCGTCCGACCGGGTGCGCGCTACGCCGTCGCCGGTGTCGCCAGCCCGAAAACGCCGCAGTTCGGCTATTTCGAATTGATCTCGCACGGCCTGACCGTCAGCGGCATCACCATCGCCCATGCCATGCACACGCCGCGCGGACATGCCGTGGTTTCCGAATTGCTCGAAAGCGCCGCGCGGGGCGAGATCGAGATGCCGATCGAGCACGAATTCGCCCTGTGCGAAGCCGAGGAAGCCCACCGCTTCGTCATGGAAGGCCATCCCTTCGGACGCGTGGTCATGCGTCCCTGA
- a CDS encoding VOC family protein — MTLCPFHLAFPVHDLAAARQFWGGTMGCPEGRSSAEWIDFDFFGHQIVAHLVPGMTASDAGANPVDGHAVPVPHFGVVLTLGQWHELAERLTAAGTQFVIAPHVRFPGQAGEQATMFFRDPSGNAIEIKAFADLGQLFARD, encoded by the coding sequence ATGACACTGTGCCCTTTCCATCTCGCCTTTCCTGTCCACGACCTTGCTGCCGCGCGCCAGTTCTGGGGCGGGACGATGGGCTGCCCGGAAGGGCGCAGCAGCGCGGAATGGATCGACTTCGACTTTTTCGGACACCAGATCGTCGCCCACCTCGTGCCGGGGATGACCGCAAGCGATGCCGGCGCGAATCCGGTTGACGGCCACGCGGTCCCCGTGCCGCACTTCGGCGTGGTTCTCACTCTGGGGCAGTGGCACGAACTTGCGGAGCGGCTCACGGCAGCGGGGACGCAATTCGTCATCGCCCCGCATGTGCGCTTTCCCGGACAGGCGGGCGAGCAGGCGACGATGTTCTTCCGAGATCCCTCGGGAAACGCAATAGAGATCAAGGCGTTCGCGGATCTTGGCCAGCTTTTCGCGCGCGATTGA
- a CDS encoding acyltransferase family protein, producing the protein MNRIECLDGLRGLAALWVLIGHCLILTGFSLPILGKPDLGVDLFILLSGFLMTFQFQLRKDREDWARPATWAAFWTRRFFRVSPLYFVLLAAALLAGKAIYADRVLIDGFLGQSLQEPERYTDASFSNVLLHVTYLFGLLPEYAFRTPLPDWSLGLEMQFYAVFPFAVLLAGRLGWIRTALCVSLLAVAVAVLTDALGAAYPMPSFLPLKMHLFAAGMLIAAALERNAAACLVIAAALAAIPLGGKTDPLHLAVREGILLGFFALVHWRSVPWIDRLSRLLGAPPFHWLGELSFGVYLIHLLVLHRVAAWTIGQWAQDIPAAARFALTFAITAPIAYALAYVAYRLVERPGQSLGRAIIARFGRRKLARQTRAEEYAAP; encoded by the coding sequence TTGAACAGGATCGAATGTCTCGACGGCCTGCGCGGCCTTGCCGCGCTATGGGTACTGATCGGCCATTGCCTGATCCTGACCGGCTTTTCCCTCCCCATCCTGGGCAAGCCAGACCTCGGCGTCGACCTGTTCATCCTGCTGTCCGGCTTCCTGATGACCTTCCAGTTCCAGCTGCGAAAGGACAGGGAGGACTGGGCGCGCCCTGCAACCTGGGCCGCCTTCTGGACCCGGCGCTTCTTCCGGGTCTCGCCGCTCTATTTCGTCCTGCTTGCCGCTGCCCTGCTGGCGGGCAAGGCCATCTACGCCGACCGCGTTCTGATCGACGGCTTTCTCGGGCAGAGCCTGCAGGAGCCGGAGCGCTACACCGACGCGAGTTTCTCGAACGTCCTGCTGCACGTCACCTACCTGTTCGGCCTGCTGCCCGAATATGCCTTCCGCACGCCCCTGCCCGACTGGAGCCTGGGGCTGGAAATGCAGTTCTACGCGGTGTTCCCCTTCGCCGTACTCCTTGCCGGACGGCTGGGCTGGATAAGGACCGCGCTATGCGTCTCCCTTCTTGCGGTGGCCGTCGCCGTGCTGACGGATGCGCTGGGCGCGGCCTATCCGATGCCTTCGTTCCTGCCGCTCAAGATGCACCTGTTCGCCGCCGGAATGCTCATCGCGGCGGCGCTGGAAAGAAACGCGGCGGCCTGCCTCGTCATTGCCGCAGCGCTGGCTGCAATCCCGCTCGGCGGCAAGACCGACCCGCTCCACCTGGCCGTGCGCGAAGGCATCCTGCTCGGCTTCTTCGCGCTGGTGCACTGGCGCTCGGTCCCGTGGATCGACCGCCTGTCCCGCCTGCTCGGCGCGCCGCCATTCCACTGGCTGGGCGAGCTGTCCTTCGGCGTCTATCTCATCCACCTGCTGGTCCTGCATCGCGTGGCTGCCTGGACCATCGGGCAATGGGCACAGGACATTCCCGCTGCCGCGCGTTTCGCCCTGACTTTCGCGATCACCGCGCCGATCGCCTATGCTCTCGCCTACGTGGCTTATCGCCTGGTAGAGCGGCCGGGCCAGTCGCTGGGCCGGGCAATCATCGCCCGTTTCGGCCGCCGCAAGCTGGCGCGCCAGACCCGGGCCGAGGAATACGCAGCGCCTTGA